The following are from one region of the Geoalkalibacter subterraneus genome:
- a CDS encoding pyruvate carboxylase — MAVKKFKKIMAANRGEIAIRIFRACTELGIKTVAIYSEEDKISLHRYKADEAYLIGKGKGPIDAYLSIDEIIDLARKKEVDAIHPGYGFLSENAEFAEACERAGIAFIGPTPEIQRRLGDKVSARHVAIEAGVPVVPGTADPVTTEEEALLFAKESGYPIIVKAAAGGGGRGMRVARNQKELLEGLKSAASEAKAAFGNPSVFLEKYLEKPKHIEVQILGDQHGNIFHFFERDCSIQRRHQKVIEIAPSLGLDEKTRHAICDSAMKIARAVDYINAGTVEFLLDQNGDFYFIETNPRIQVEHTVTEMVTARNLVQMQIQVAQGYKLTDPEIGIANQEDIELRGYAIQCRVTTEDPQNGFAPDFGTIKVYRTAAGFGVRLDAGQGYAGAQITPYYDSMLTKITAFGRSFPDAARTMDRALQEFRIRGVKTNIGFLENVITHPLFLEGKCDTSFIDNHPELFQIRVKKDRANKLLRFIGHTVVNGYPGITEERALRFRDLREAEAPEMHYDTPRPRGTRDILREKGPEGLARWAMKEKKLLLTDTTMRDAHQSLMATRFRTFDLDRIAEATSVLGGGLFSLEMWGGATFDVSMRFLKEDPWERLDRLREKIPNVLFQMLLRGSNAVGYTNYPDNVVQNFVAEATRGGIDVFRVFDSLNWTKGMRVAMDAVLDNGAVCEAAMCYTGDILDLKRDKYPLKYYVDLAKELEKMGAHILGIKDMAGLLKPFAAEKLVKALKQEIGIPIHLHTHDTSSNGGAMLLVAAQAGVDIVDTALSSVSGLTAQPNMNALLAALEGTIWDPKLDQDGLQLLANYWETVRTYYAPFESELRSGTAQVYFHEIPGGQYSNYKPQVEGLGLGHRWEECKLMYRKVNDMFGDVIKVTPSSKIVGDMAMFMVQNNLEPEDVYERGEELTFPQGVVDFFKGMIGQPVGGFPKDLQKIILKDEKPLTCRPGELLEPVDFKARKTELEAKVDHPVKDRDVLSAALYPVVWEEFDAHRQDFGDTSVLPTPVFFYGLEIGDELNIDIEPGKTLIVRLNAVGGLQKDGSRNIYFELNGEPRQVTVQDLSVVSDESAHQKAERGNTKHVGAPMPGKVFKLLVKAGDEVKAGDTLLTTEAMKMETNVKAKQDGKVVDVLFKEGDSVQQDDLLVVLD; from the coding sequence ATGGCAGTAAAAAAATTCAAAAAAATTATGGCCGCCAATCGGGGTGAGATTGCAATTCGGATCTTCCGTGCCTGCACGGAACTGGGGATCAAGACCGTCGCAATCTATTCCGAGGAAGACAAGATCTCGCTGCATCGCTACAAGGCTGATGAAGCTTATCTGATCGGCAAGGGGAAGGGGCCGATCGATGCCTACCTTTCCATTGACGAGATCATCGACCTGGCCCGCAAAAAGGAAGTCGATGCGATTCATCCCGGCTACGGCTTCCTGTCTGAAAACGCCGAATTTGCCGAAGCCTGTGAGCGGGCGGGCATTGCCTTTATAGGCCCGACGCCCGAAATTCAAAGACGCCTTGGTGATAAAGTTTCCGCGCGTCATGTGGCCATTGAGGCCGGCGTGCCTGTAGTCCCTGGCACTGCGGATCCGGTGACAACAGAGGAGGAGGCTCTCCTTTTTGCCAAGGAGTCGGGTTATCCGATTATCGTCAAGGCTGCAGCAGGCGGTGGCGGAAGGGGCATGCGCGTGGCCCGCAACCAGAAGGAACTGCTTGAAGGACTCAAATCAGCGGCTTCCGAAGCCAAGGCCGCTTTTGGCAATCCTTCGGTTTTCCTGGAGAAATATCTGGAGAAGCCCAAACATATCGAAGTGCAGATTCTCGGTGACCAGCATGGCAACATCTTTCATTTTTTTGAGAGAGACTGTTCCATACAGCGTCGTCACCAGAAGGTTATTGAAATCGCGCCGTCGCTGGGTTTGGATGAAAAAACCCGCCATGCAATCTGCGATTCCGCCATGAAGATTGCCCGGGCGGTCGATTACATCAATGCGGGCACCGTGGAGTTCCTTCTCGACCAGAACGGCGATTTTTATTTCATTGAGACCAATCCCCGCATTCAGGTGGAACATACCGTCACGGAAATGGTGACCGCCCGCAACCTGGTGCAGATGCAGATTCAGGTGGCACAGGGCTACAAGCTGACCGATCCCGAAATCGGGATCGCGAACCAGGAAGATATCGAGCTGCGCGGCTACGCGATCCAGTGCCGGGTGACGACCGAGGACCCCCAGAACGGTTTCGCCCCGGATTTCGGAACGATCAAGGTCTACCGGACGGCGGCTGGTTTCGGGGTGCGCCTTGATGCCGGACAAGGCTATGCGGGGGCCCAGATTACGCCTTATTACGATTCCATGTTGACCAAGATTACCGCGTTCGGCCGCTCTTTTCCCGATGCTGCGCGCACCATGGACCGCGCCCTGCAGGAGTTCCGCATCCGCGGAGTCAAGACCAATATCGGTTTTCTTGAAAACGTGATCACGCATCCGCTTTTCCTCGAGGGCAAGTGCGACACCTCTTTCATCGACAATCATCCCGAGTTGTTCCAGATTCGGGTCAAGAAAGACCGCGCCAATAAATTGCTGCGTTTCATCGGCCACACCGTGGTCAACGGCTATCCCGGCATCACGGAGGAGAGGGCGCTGCGGTTCCGCGACCTGCGCGAAGCAGAAGCGCCGGAGATGCATTACGATACGCCGCGGCCGCGCGGGACTCGCGATATCCTGCGGGAGAAAGGTCCCGAGGGGCTGGCCCGATGGGCCATGAAAGAGAAAAAGCTTCTGCTGACCGACACCACCATGCGCGATGCCCACCAGTCGCTGATGGCGACCCGCTTCCGCACCTTTGATCTCGACCGCATTGCCGAAGCGACCAGCGTGCTTGGCGGCGGGCTGTTCTCGCTGGAGATGTGGGGCGGTGCGACTTTCGACGTGTCCATGCGTTTTCTGAAGGAAGACCCCTGGGAGCGGCTTGACCGCTTGCGGGAGAAGATCCCCAATGTCCTCTTTCAGATGCTGCTGCGGGGTTCCAATGCAGTGGGCTACACCAATTATCCCGACAATGTGGTGCAGAATTTCGTGGCCGAGGCGACTCGCGGTGGAATCGACGTTTTTCGCGTGTTCGATTCCCTCAACTGGACCAAGGGGATGCGTGTCGCCATGGATGCCGTCCTGGACAACGGCGCCGTGTGCGAAGCGGCGATGTGCTACACCGGTGACATTCTTGATCTCAAGCGGGACAAGTATCCTCTCAAGTATTATGTCGACCTGGCTAAAGAGCTTGAAAAGATGGGCGCCCACATTCTTGGCATCAAGGATATGGCCGGCCTGCTCAAGCCCTTTGCCGCCGAAAAACTGGTGAAGGCGCTCAAGCAGGAGATCGGCATTCCCATCCACCTGCATACCCACGACACCTCCAGCAATGGCGGCGCCATGCTGCTGGTGGCGGCCCAGGCGGGCGTCGATATTGTCGATACCGCACTTTCTTCAGTCTCCGGCTTGACGGCGCAGCCCAATATGAATGCTTTGCTGGCGGCTCTTGAAGGCACCATCTGGGATCCGAAACTCGACCAGGACGGTCTGCAGCTACTGGCCAATTACTGGGAAACGGTGCGGACCTATTATGCGCCATTCGAGTCCGAACTGCGCAGCGGCACCGCCCAGGTTTATTTCCACGAAATTCCCGGCGGCCAGTACAGTAATTACAAGCCTCAGGTCGAAGGGCTGGGTCTTGGACACCGCTGGGAAGAGTGCAAGCTGATGTATCGCAAAGTCAATGACATGTTCGGTGATGTAATCAAGGTCACTCCCTCGTCCAAGATCGTCGGCGACATGGCCATGTTCATGGTGCAGAACAATCTCGAACCTGAGGATGTTTATGAGCGGGGTGAGGAACTGACTTTCCCCCAGGGGGTGGTGGACTTCTTCAAAGGCATGATCGGTCAACCGGTGGGGGGATTCCCCAAAGACCTGCAGAAGATCATCCTCAAGGACGAGAAGCCGCTGACCTGCCGCCCTGGTGAGCTGCTTGAGCCCGTTGACTTCAAGGCCCGTAAAACCGAGCTGGAAGCCAAGGTCGACCATCCCGTTAAAGACCGTGATGTTCTTTCCGCCGCCCTCTATCCCGTGGTGTGGGAAGAGTTCGATGCCCATCGCCAGGATTTCGGCGACACCTCTGTGCTTCCGACCCCGGTGTTTTTCTACGGTCTTGAGATCGGCGACGAGCTGAACATCGATATCGAGCCGGGCAAAACCTTGATCGTACGTCTCAATGCGGTCGGTGGACTGCAGAAGGACGGCTCGCGCAACATCTACTTTGAACTTAACGGCGAGCCCCGTCAGGTAACGGTGCAGGACCTCTCCGTTGTCAGCGATGAGAGCGCGCATCAGAAGGCGGAGCGCGGCAACACTAAACACGTCGGTGCGCCCATGCCGGGCAAGGTGTTCAAGCTGCTGGTCAAAGCGGGAGACGAGGTCAAGGCGGGCGACACCCTGCTGACCACCGAGGCGATGAAGATGGAGACCAATGTCAAGGCCAAGCAGGATGGCAAGGTTGTCGATGTGCTCTTCAAGGAAGGTGATTCCGTTCAGCAGGATGACCTGCTGGTGGTTTTGGATTAG
- a CDS encoding DNA internalization-related competence protein ComEC/Rec2 yields MGVLPWLLSYAAGLCLMPYLPLETVHIGFIGALAFVVWAVRKSRRLFSLFAGLFFFAAGLLFYSTSISLPVDPSHLVHHVDGEAANFHGRILEMVHYPDGRGRVDLEIQSLDREGLSQRVHGRMRLFFGESPEDNREILPGDLVWLRTRMRHPALFGSPGEFNYPRYLCAHKIFVTGYLKSLRDMAVAPRDVPWYSADFFRRLRFNLASVIFRQDDAHSALTAALLVGDKSRLLPAQRETLARGGISHLFSISGLHLGLVAGYGYSLLLLGWRRSERLLLHFPPRRYLPLALIPLLLFYVMVTGGALPTLRAFFMAFVGILLWLSGWRTRPLNLVWAAAFIFLLIQPLLIFDVSFQLSFAAVTAIVACVGRWSSFCRDYPRCLRWFCLLGVTTLVASLATLPLVLANFHLLAPAGLLTNFVAVPAIALLALPLGLVAMAFLPLWPTAAQWLLSVVHPVLGMVQDATAWMIARPIFGGWRLFLSPWQTLGIALVVLVLMLPLRFRCGWVARIVTIGLCLVFFLWSLFPSGDTRRLTVTAVSVGQGDATLLSFGGTRHILVDGGGLYSDNFDVGERLVAPALGHIGVRRLDAVVLTHDHPDHRKGLVFILENFEVDQFWTTSTTDLSASPLGAVLARRGIPVRHFEPGWTAVDRFAPYRLNIFQPPLHLKAENDRSLVIQAELDEKGVLLTGDLERAGVEQLLLHPPLGEVCLLKMPHHGSAGSSPGKLIDHVQPEMAFVSAGRENVYRLPAAEVLEVLRASGIPLLRTDTQGTLRWSTDGRTQRVEIWEGGQFRRI; encoded by the coding sequence ATGGGTGTACTTCCCTGGCTATTGTCCTACGCGGCGGGCCTGTGCCTGATGCCGTATCTGCCGCTGGAAACCGTTCACATCGGTTTTATTGGTGCCCTGGCCTTTGTGGTATGGGCAGTGCGCAAGAGCCGCCGGCTTTTCTCGCTATTTGCCGGGCTTTTTTTCTTTGCTGCCGGGCTTCTTTTTTATTCCACCTCCATTTCCCTGCCCGTTGATCCTTCTCATCTTGTTCACCATGTAGATGGGGAGGCCGCAAACTTTCACGGCAGAATACTTGAAATGGTTCATTATCCCGATGGGCGGGGGCGCGTCGACCTCGAAATCCAGTCCCTGGACCGTGAGGGGTTGAGTCAGAGAGTGCATGGGCGTATGCGCCTGTTTTTCGGAGAATCTCCCGAGGATAACAGAGAGATTCTACCCGGCGATCTCGTCTGGCTGCGCACCCGCATGCGTCACCCGGCCCTTTTCGGATCACCGGGGGAATTCAATTATCCCCGTTACCTCTGCGCGCACAAAATCTTTGTGACAGGATACCTGAAAAGCCTTCGTGATATGGCGGTGGCCCCACGGGACGTGCCCTGGTACTCCGCTGATTTTTTCAGGCGTCTTCGCTTCAATCTGGCTTCCGTGATCTTTCGCCAGGACGATGCCCACTCTGCCTTGACTGCGGCGCTGCTGGTCGGCGATAAGAGCCGCTTGCTGCCTGCACAGCGAGAGACTCTGGCGCGTGGCGGCATCTCCCATCTGTTCTCCATTTCCGGCCTTCATCTCGGCTTAGTGGCTGGTTACGGTTATTCCCTTCTTCTGCTGGGGTGGCGGCGCAGTGAGCGCCTGCTGTTACATTTTCCTCCGCGCCGCTATCTTCCTCTGGCTTTGATTCCGCTGCTGCTTTTCTATGTTATGGTGACCGGTGGCGCGCTGCCGACCTTGCGGGCTTTTTTCATGGCCTTTGTGGGTATTTTACTTTGGTTGAGCGGCTGGCGTACCCGCCCTTTGAATCTGGTCTGGGCCGCCGCTTTTATTTTTCTCCTGATCCAGCCGCTGCTGATCTTCGATGTGTCCTTTCAACTCTCCTTTGCCGCGGTGACCGCTATTGTCGCCTGTGTCGGACGATGGTCCAGCTTCTGCCGGGATTATCCCCGTTGTCTACGGTGGTTCTGTCTGCTGGGGGTCACCACCCTGGTCGCCTCTCTTGCGACTCTGCCGCTGGTACTTGCCAATTTTCATCTTCTTGCTCCCGCCGGTCTGCTGACTAATTTCGTCGCCGTTCCGGCTATTGCGCTGTTGGCATTGCCTCTTGGATTGGTTGCGATGGCGTTTTTACCTTTGTGGCCGACCGCTGCGCAGTGGTTGCTGTCCGTGGTGCATCCAGTTCTCGGCATGGTTCAGGATGCTACCGCCTGGATGATTGCCAGGCCGATCTTCGGTGGATGGCGCCTGTTTCTCTCCCCCTGGCAGACCTTGGGCATTGCGCTCGTGGTGCTCGTGCTTATGCTGCCCCTGCGTTTCCGTTGTGGATGGGTGGCGCGGATTGTCACAATTGGGCTCTGTCTGGTTTTTTTTCTGTGGAGCCTGTTTCCCTCCGGAGATACGCGACGTCTCACGGTGACGGCTGTCAGTGTCGGTCAGGGGGACGCGACTTTGTTGTCGTTTGGAGGCACGCGCCACATTCTGGTTGACGGAGGTGGGCTTTACAGCGATAACTTCGACGTGGGTGAGCGACTTGTGGCGCCGGCGCTCGGACATATAGGGGTTCGTCGCCTTGACGCTGTAGTGCTGACCCACGATCATCCCGACCACCGCAAAGGGCTGGTCTTTATCCTTGAAAATTTTGAAGTCGACCAATTCTGGACCACGTCTACCACGGACCTGTCGGCCTCGCCTTTGGGAGCCGTGCTGGCTCGCCGCGGCATCCCGGTTCGCCATTTTGAGCCGGGGTGGACGGCTGTTGATCGCTTTGCTCCGTATAGATTGAATATTTTTCAGCCCCCTCTCCATCTCAAAGCAGAAAATGACCGCTCCCTGGTCATTCAGGCCGAACTTGATGAGAAGGGGGTTCTGCTTACCGGAGACCTTGAACGTGCCGGAGTTGAACAACTTTTGTTGCACCCGCCTCTTGGAGAGGTATGCTTGTTGAAAATGCCCCATCACGGCAGTGCCGGATCATCGCCCGGGAAACTGATCGATCATGTGCAGCCTGAAATGGCTTTTGTCTCTGCCGGTCGCGAAAATGTGTATCGGTTGCCCGCCGCTGAAGTCCTTGAGGTTCTTCGGGCGAGCGGCATCCCCCTGCTGCGGACCGATACCCAGGGGACTCTGCGCTGGTCTACCGATGGCCGGACTCAGCGCGTGGAGATCTGGGAAGGGGGGCAGTTTCGACGCATTTAA
- a CDS encoding GGDEF domain-containing response regulator, protein MDTPTILVVDRELFFRQLFSDLLGREGFTVETAESGHAALDRIKEGKVDLVVADLSTLEGGLRPFLHECRSVDPAPEVVLAAGGAERESAAEGLRYGAADYLIKPFPGEELRHRIRGVLESRKLAAENASLSRRISWLQETNSLVGILERDRFLGQAVDLCLRETGATHGFAVVREAAEHSELHGLVGFSAEEVRTWVDRLFPCIPRSDGLIHLDAETTRQFGLDKTLWIFPLRAQGALRGALVLCAEKLFSPDEKLDFLLQQIAVGFDHAWRFEQAQQLMYTDDLTGLYNHRYLQVALDQELSRSGRYGLEFALVFVDLDYFKVVNDQFGHLVGSAILCETAKLLRKCVRDADILFRYGGDEFTALLVETEDQGAEVVAERIRRTLADHRFMAEDGFDVRLTATIGYAVFPTDAEERLDLLNLADRAMYWGKTQRNVVRCIRDVPTT, encoded by the coding sequence ATGGATACACCCACTATTCTGGTTGTCGACCGGGAACTGTTCTTCCGGCAGCTTTTTTCCGACCTGCTGGGGCGTGAAGGGTTTACCGTCGAAACAGCCGAATCAGGGCATGCCGCACTTGACCGCATAAAGGAGGGAAAGGTTGATCTGGTCGTGGCCGATCTGAGCACGCTTGAGGGAGGGCTCCGGCCCTTCCTGCATGAGTGCCGGTCTGTTGATCCCGCTCCGGAAGTTGTGCTGGCGGCGGGAGGCGCGGAGCGGGAATCTGCGGCGGAGGGGCTGAGATATGGCGCTGCCGATTATCTGATCAAGCCTTTTCCGGGGGAAGAGTTGCGCCACCGGATTCGCGGTGTTCTGGAAAGCAGAAAGCTGGCTGCTGAAAATGCATCGTTGAGCCGGCGGATTTCCTGGCTGCAGGAGACAAATTCCCTCGTCGGAATTCTTGAACGGGATCGTTTTCTGGGGCAGGCGGTCGATCTCTGCTTGCGTGAAACCGGGGCAACACATGGTTTTGCCGTTGTGCGTGAAGCGGCGGAACATAGCGAGCTGCATGGTCTTGTAGGATTTTCGGCCGAGGAGGTGCGCACCTGGGTTGATCGTCTTTTCCCCTGCATCCCGCGTAGTGATGGCCTCATTCATCTTGATGCGGAGACAACCCGTCAATTCGGGCTGGACAAAACATTGTGGATCTTTCCCCTGCGAGCACAGGGCGCCCTGCGGGGAGCCCTTGTTTTATGCGCGGAGAAGTTGTTCTCTCCCGATGAAAAATTGGATTTTCTCTTGCAACAGATCGCAGTCGGGTTTGATCATGCATGGCGTTTCGAGCAGGCACAGCAGTTGATGTACACCGATGACCTGACAGGCCTTTATAACCATCGCTATCTGCAGGTGGCTCTCGATCAGGAGTTGAGCCGTTCCGGTCGCTACGGTCTTGAATTTGCACTGGTCTTCGTCGATCTCGATTATTTCAAGGTGGTCAATGATCAGTTCGGTCACCTCGTGGGCAGTGCGATTCTCTGTGAAACCGCGAAACTGCTCAGAAAGTGCGTTCGTGATGCGGATATTCTCTTTCGGTACGGTGGCGACGAATTCACCGCACTTCTGGTAGAAACCGAGGATCAAGGGGCCGAGGTGGTCGCGGAAAGGATTCGCCGGACCCTGGCCGATCATCGCTTCATGGCGGAGGACGGCTTTGACGTGCGGTTGACTGCCACCATCGGCTACGCAGTTTTTCCCACTGACGCTGAAGAACGCCTCGATCTTCTCAACCTTGCTGACCGCGCCATGTACTGGGGCAAAACGCAGCGCAACGTGGTGCGCTGTATCCGTGATGTTCCCACCACTTGA
- the hisS gene encoding histidine--tRNA ligase: MNDILPGEVETWQFLEAAARRVFSLHGFSEIRVPVVEKTELFSRSIGETTDIVEKEMYTFQDKGGNSLTLRPEGTASVMRALIEHKLYARDPLNKLFYLGPMFRHERPQKGRYRQFHQIGVEAVGVDHPSIDAQTLAMLSHFADEIGLRDLDLQLNSLGCPVCRPDYREQLLTFLQERLDALCDDCRRRYQTNPLRVLDCKVAGCREATHEAPAMLDHLCKDCDDHFSAVRSYLDGLGTSYSVNKRMVRGLDYYTKTTFELVTGQLGAQNAVAAGGRYDGLVKQLGGPELPGIGFAMGVERLFLLLEGSRCEATKPDVFLAALGEKARREAFNRMHHLQRRGIRAEMEYQTKSLKAQMRRADKLGARFVLILGEDELTRGVAQLRDMADSSQREVELARLEEVFVPSPNPAATDATCA; this comes from the coding sequence ATGAACGATATCCTGCCGGGAGAAGTTGAAACCTGGCAATTTCTGGAAGCAGCCGCGCGCCGGGTTTTCTCCCTGCATGGTTTTTCTGAAATCCGCGTGCCGGTGGTGGAAAAGACCGAGCTTTTCAGCCGCTCCATCGGTGAAACCACGGATATCGTTGAAAAGGAAATGTACACTTTTCAGGATAAGGGCGGCAATTCGCTGACACTGCGGCCGGAAGGGACGGCATCGGTCATGCGAGCCCTGATCGAGCATAAACTCTATGCCCGCGATCCGCTTAACAAGCTTTTCTACCTGGGGCCCATGTTTCGTCACGAACGGCCTCAGAAGGGGCGCTATCGGCAGTTTCATCAGATCGGCGTGGAGGCAGTCGGGGTCGACCATCCCTCCATCGATGCGCAGACCCTGGCAATGCTGAGTCATTTCGCGGATGAGATCGGGTTGCGGGATCTTGATCTGCAGCTTAATTCCCTGGGCTGCCCCGTGTGCCGCCCGGATTATCGCGAACAGTTGCTCACTTTTTTACAGGAACGTCTCGATGCCCTGTGTGATGATTGCCGCCGGCGCTATCAGACCAACCCGCTGCGGGTGCTCGACTGCAAGGTGGCCGGATGCCGCGAAGCAACGCACGAGGCGCCGGCCATGCTCGATCACCTGTGCAAGGATTGTGACGATCATTTCAGCGCGGTGCGGAGCTACCTTGACGGATTGGGAACGAGCTATTCCGTTAACAAGAGGATGGTGCGCGGACTCGACTACTACACCAAGACGACTTTTGAGCTGGTGACCGGTCAGCTGGGGGCGCAGAACGCTGTGGCGGCCGGTGGGCGCTACGACGGCCTGGTCAAACAACTGGGCGGGCCTGAGTTGCCCGGGATCGGTTTCGCAATGGGAGTGGAGCGGCTTTTCCTCTTGCTCGAAGGCAGCCGTTGCGAAGCGACAAAGCCCGATGTGTTTCTTGCGGCGCTGGGCGAAAAAGCCCGCCGCGAGGCATTCAACCGGATGCACCATCTGCAGCGCCGTGGAATCCGCGCCGAAATGGAGTACCAGACCAAGAGTCTCAAGGCACAGATGCGTCGCGCCGACAAGCTCGGCGCACGTTTTGTTCTGATTCTGGGTGAAGATGAGCTGACGCGCGGTGTCGCGCAACTGCGCGATATGGCGGACAGCTCCCAACGGGAAGTCGAACTGGCGCGGCTTGAAGAGGTTTTTGTGCCATCCCCGAACCCTGCCGCAACTGACGCCACCTGTGCTTGA
- the aspS gene encoding aspartate--tRNA ligase codes for MNDILGDWKRTHYCGRLTAADIGKDVCMMGWVHRRRDHGGLIFIDLRDREGIVQLALDPDRDPEAHSKADKVRSEYVIAIRGQVSPRPEGTVNPKMKTGEVEVEVRELRVLNIAKTPPFMLDEYSDVAENTRLKYRYLDLRRPALQQNLILRHQVTRIAREYLASQDFVEVETPFLTKSTPEGARDYLVPSRVNQGMFYALPQSPQLFKQILMISGFDRYMQIVKCFRDEDLRADRQPEFTQIDCEMSFADREDVMGIMEEMIARIFKETIGAEIALPMARMTYAEALARYGVDNPDLRFDMELVEISDLVRESGFKVFADAVQWGGIVKAMNVKGGASMSRKELDELTEFVKIYGAKGLAWVKVNPDGWQSPITKFFSETELGSINDALKAETGDLLVFVADSFQIANEALGRLRGHLGHKLDLIDKQAYRFVWVTDFPLLEWDGEARRHVAVHHPFTAPMDEDVPLLESDPGKARAKAYDLVLNGSEIGGGSIRIHDSAVQSRMFDLMGIGEEEAATKFGFLLEALQYGAPPHGGIAFGLDRLVMILTGADSIRDVIAFPKTQKATCMMSEAPGPVDEKQLRELSIRSAVRPK; via the coding sequence TTGAACGACATTCTTGGCGACTGGAAAAGAACGCACTACTGCGGCCGGCTGACTGCGGCGGACATCGGTAAGGATGTCTGCATGATGGGTTGGGTGCACCGCCGCCGTGACCACGGTGGGTTGATTTTTATCGATTTGCGCGACCGCGAGGGGATTGTACAGCTTGCCCTTGACCCGGATCGTGATCCCGAAGCTCACAGCAAAGCGGACAAGGTGCGCAGCGAATATGTTATCGCCATTCGCGGCCAGGTTTCACCTCGTCCCGAGGGGACGGTCAACCCGAAAATGAAAACGGGCGAAGTGGAAGTTGAGGTGCGCGAGCTGCGTGTTCTCAATATCGCCAAGACTCCTCCCTTTATGCTGGATGAATACAGTGATGTCGCGGAAAACACCCGCCTGAAGTATCGCTATCTCGACCTGCGGCGTCCGGCACTGCAGCAGAATCTGATCCTGCGCCACCAGGTGACCCGGATTGCGCGCGAGTATCTCGCCTCTCAGGATTTCGTGGAAGTCGAGACGCCTTTTCTGACCAAAAGCACTCCTGAGGGCGCGCGCGATTATCTGGTCCCCAGCCGAGTGAACCAGGGGATGTTCTATGCGCTGCCCCAGTCACCTCAGCTTTTCAAGCAGATCCTGATGATCAGTGGTTTTGACCGCTATATGCAGATCGTTAAATGCTTCCGCGATGAAGACCTGCGCGCCGACCGGCAGCCGGAATTCACTCAGATTGACTGCGAGATGAGTTTTGCCGATCGTGAAGATGTCATGGGGATCATGGAAGAGATGATCGCCCGCATCTTCAAGGAAACCATCGGCGCTGAAATTGCGCTGCCCATGGCCCGCATGACCTATGCGGAAGCTCTTGCACGGTACGGGGTAGACAATCCCGACCTGCGGTTTGACATGGAGCTGGTCGAAATCTCCGACCTGGTGCGTGAAAGCGGCTTCAAGGTTTTTGCCGATGCCGTGCAGTGGGGCGGAATCGTCAAGGCCATGAATGTCAAGGGTGGGGCCTCCATGTCCCGCAAGGAGCTTGATGAACTCACGGAGTTCGTTAAAATTTACGGTGCGAAGGGATTGGCCTGGGTCAAGGTCAACCCCGACGGATGGCAATCTCCCATCACCAAATTTTTCAGTGAGACGGAACTCGGCAGCATCAACGACGCGCTCAAGGCTGAAACCGGCGATCTGCTGGTTTTCGTTGCCGATTCATTCCAGATTGCCAATGAGGCTCTCGGTCGTTTGAGAGGGCATCTTGGCCACAAGTTGGACTTGATCGACAAGCAGGCTTACCGTTTCGTCTGGGTGACGGACTTCCCCCTTCTGGAATGGGATGGTGAGGCGCGTCGCCACGTGGCGGTGCATCACCCCTTTACCGCGCCGATGGATGAGGATGTCCCGCTGCTTGAAAGCGATCCCGGCAAGGCGCGCGCCAAGGCTTACGACCTGGTTCTTAACGGCTCGGAGATCGGCGGCGGCAGTATCCGTATTCACGACAGTGCGGTTCAGAGTCGCATGTTCGACCTGATGGGAATCGGCGAAGAGGAGGCCGCCACAAAATTCGGTTTCCTGCTTGAAGCGTTGCAGTACGGCGCTCCGCCCCACGGCGGCATCGCCTTCGGCCTGGATCGTCTGGTTATGATCCTCACCGGTGCGGACTCCATCCGCGACGTCATTGCTTTCCCGAAGACGCAGAAAGCGACCTGCATGATGTCCGAAGCTCCGGGCCCGGTGGATGAAAAGCAGTTGCGCGAGTTGTCCATCCGTTCGGCTGTACGCCCCAAATAA
- a CDS encoding LysM peptidoglycan-binding domain-containing protein, with amino-acid sequence MMLSRGHRFCSPFRSLLVALCLTGLVSGCAVAPREELGGAQRIVARAYSLGADHLATEHYQVAYEALKRGEAHLNAGEYEQARSAFAIAEHFARVAIQAAQEEQDRLEREFKAKEEAAERRRQLEARQEASLSQDSPKSATRPRRAPEAKPAPEPPPEPEPEKVSHYDVQEGDTLWLIASRPEVYGDPLLWPVLYRANRDQIKDPRRVYEGQTLEVPRNMTDADLDEAREQARQSEIFPIGQLLPLPSSIK; translated from the coding sequence ATGATGCTTTCGCGGGGACATAGGTTCTGCTCACCTTTTCGCTCCTTGCTTGTCGCTCTGTGTCTGACAGGGCTTGTGTCGGGGTGTGCTGTAGCCCCTCGCGAAGAGCTTGGTGGGGCGCAGCGCATTGTCGCCCGGGCTTATTCTCTTGGAGCTGATCACCTGGCGACCGAGCACTATCAAGTGGCTTATGAGGCGCTGAAAAGGGGAGAGGCGCATCTCAATGCAGGTGAATATGAGCAGGCGCGTTCCGCTTTTGCCATTGCCGAACACTTCGCCCGCGTTGCGATTCAAGCAGCTCAGGAAGAGCAGGATCGGTTGGAGAGGGAGTTTAAAGCGAAAGAAGAAGCAGCGGAGCGTCGTAGGCAACTTGAGGCTCGCCAGGAGGCCTCTCTCTCTCAGGATTCACCAAAATCCGCAACCAGGCCCCGTCGTGCTCCTGAAGCCAAACCTGCGCCTGAGCCCCCGCCGGAACCGGAACCTGAAAAGGTTTCCCACTATGATGTGCAGGAAGGTGATACTCTCTGGCTGATTGCTAGCCGCCCGGAAGTCTACGGCGATCCCCTGCTGTGGCCCGTTCTGTATCGAGCAAATCGTGATCAGATCAAAGATCCCCGCCGCGTCTATGAAGGGCAGACTCTGGAGGTGCCGAGGAATATGACCGACGCTGACCTTGATGAGGCACGTGAGCAGGCACGCCAGTCTGAAATTTTCCCGATTGGGCAGCTTCTGCCGTTGCCCTCCTCCATTAAATAG